AGATGATCCGTTTCCTATATGATGAACTGAAAATGCCTAGTATTTGTCCCATAAGAAAAGCAGAGTTGCAAGTACGCTACTGCTAGCTAATGCTGCCAATAATAAAGACACATCGTGCCAATTAAGATAGCCTATACGCGCTAATCTCGTGACTTCATCCCCACACCCTAATAGTTACCGTCAGTTTTATTCATGGACTAAAATTCACAACTTGGAAAATCAATTTCCATTAAAAAGAGAGGTATATGGTAAACCAAAATCAAGTCTCAGATGTTTGATTACTGCATATGCATACTCTCCCCCATAATAAAACAATTAATCCCCtttcacatacatatatatacatgattaTTATAATATTGAAGTAACTAGATTTTATAGATTTGAGAttaaaaacaaatgaaaaatatatgGACACAAAAACAGTGTTTTGTGGTTGTATAGGAAAATagcttcttcattttttttaattaatagcGCCATTTcagtaataaattaataattcatcttaactatattatactccctccatcccctaatataaggaattttgacattttgcttgtgttgtttgaccattcgtcttattcaaaaaaaatttgaaattagtatttatttttttacttactttattattcaaagaactttaagcacaacttttcgttttttatatttgcacaatttttttttaaataagacgagtggtcaaacgttataaaaaaatagtgaatatctcttatattaggggacggagaTAGTAATTCTTTCACTCCTATGTAAAGAGATGCAGGTTGCATAAACATCCACGTATTGATGATACATAAAAGCTGAAACTttttcacaataaaataaaacttGTGAGCTGGATTAGATTACTACCAGCAAGAATGCAAGATAGGTAGCTTACTGCACCACACAAGCTTCTTTAATGCTAGGAGTTCTGAGGGAAGGGGAAATCCTATACTTTaaccacaaaaaatgtttttatatttatgtCCATAAATGTAAAGGGTACAATGTGTTGAACGTTGTGCATGAAACAAAAATACAAAGTATCTGTTCCAAAAGTAAATAACGTAAAGTTTCCAGTGCTGACTAATAAGGCCAAGAAAAAAGATGTATATTGTGCCAGGATGTGTAGGCCCACCAACTCTTGAGCACGCCTGAGTTTTTCCATGTACTTCTCTCGTGATCTGGTTGTTTATAGAAGACCCACTCAGTAAAATCTTAATCCTCGGGTATAAATCTATATGTACCCTCAACCTCAATTAATCCATATGTAGGGAAATAATGGTTGATTATTGCATAATATCCTTTGAAACTACTAATTTTTGTTCCAAAGTATATATCTTTACTTTAAAACTTCATTGAGGTTACAGATATAAGTATTGGTTAAAGCATAGACTAGAACCAactaagaaagttttgatgacAACTATTAATGCAATAAATCCCCCTAAAGAACATCTTATAAGAATCCCCATAGCTTGCCCTCCTCCCCAATTCCCAATCTCTATTCCTATCTTGttgctctcttcctcctctagtcccaacacctccacctccccataCACCCCATGTCTCAAGAAGGAGCCGACCTCTCTCAAGATGTCGATGAAAGCCCATATCACACCGCCGTTGTCACCACCAATAATCTGGTAAGGTCGATTAAAGCAGAGAAATCTAACTCTAGCTCTAGCTCCGGCAAGCCTGTCGAGACAGACATCGGTTTAAAGGTAGCAAGCCCTACTATGTTTGGGTTCAACACAAAGATAGAGGGAACGGGAAAGAACATGGCCgtcaagagagaggaaggagaaggtggtggtcGTCCTGGCGTCAGCAGTGGTGTCAGCACACGGGATACCAACGGAAAAGGCAAGAACGCTATGGACATGGAGCACGCGTTGCATATTTGGACGGAGAGAGagcggaggaagaagatgaagaacatGTTCAGCACCCTACATGGCCTCCTCCCCAAGATCCCAGGCAAGGTCAGCATGACATTTCTATTTTGGGGCTATTAAATCATGATTGAAATGTGTGaaatatagtatttttttcctttgttttatgTGATTTATCTTTCGTTTTGTTAGTATTAATGGCTAGATCATTGTTTTATTGCATGGGTAAAGATATATACCTATTCTTTTTTATGCAAAGAGCAGTTGTGTTCTCTATGGTTTGAGTGTGAATTAAAACCTATGTAAAACCAATACACTGCATTGGAAGAACATTATACGTGTAGCTTTGATGTTGGATGGAGTTTTTCTAGAGTAATTTGGTTTATGGAAATAATGTTGTGAATGCATCTTTGTAGGAGTAGTTCATATTGTTTTGTCAAATATACATTCATAATTAGAATTTGACCTTGTATTTTAGCATCATATTAATAAATACCAGCAATTAAAACGTTCAATGCTAGCTGTAATTTGAGCTCCAATAAGAACTTTTTAATGCCACATTATCTTTTCGCTTTTGTTGAATTTTAACCTATACGCTAGCTTGTTAGATGTGGTAAAAACATGTCATGAACTTTTGAATCAATATGATCTGGTTGTCTGGAGGATACACCTACAAGCTATTAAACAATTCTAATTTTGTACCCTTCCGTTTTAAATGTATGAAGCTGTTAGCTTTTGGTTTACGTTTGACAATTAGTTTTACTATATTAAAAGAAATAGTATGTAAGtgtcatttattttgttacgaTTTCTTTAATTTTATCAGTAAAGTTAATTTAAGTGTAACTTATACTTTCACATATTTGCACTAAATTTTAGAATAAAACGGATGGTCAAAAGTCACCAacgttatatatttaaaaatgtaGGGAGTATGTCTCTTTACCTTTTctatttctaaaaataaaagtaattgTTCTAGAGGACATGATAGTTTAGTTATGTTTCTATCAAAACATAAGAATTACAAGAAATTtggaagaaaacaagaaacaaatataaatatgtaatgTTCACATCCTTTTGTTATAGGTTGCAAATGCAATTGAGAAGTTCTATATATCCTTGATTTACCAGGATTTGGTATTTTCCAATTGTTACAAGAAAAAACTGACATTGGATAGTTCTTATCTCTTTTTAGATTACACGGCAgacgcgcgcgcacacacacccacaaatgGGTCACCTAACATATGCTCTAAGAGACGAAAACCTATAGCACATCCTTGATCTTACTAAATTTATGTTGAATGCACACCTATATGTGCGTAATATTCGTGGACAACATGATTTAAACCCTAGTGGGTGGAGTTTTCTATGAATTAATCTAACCAACCAAATTTGATGTGTTTAAAAGCAAAATCTGCATTACAgcatgtacatacatatatgcatatccCTACAAAAGCAAATTAAACTTGCGGATAGAACATGGATGCATATAACCTGATGATCATGTTGCAGACTGACAAGGCCTCCATTGTTGGGGAGGCCATTGGCTACATCAAGACGTTGGAGGACGTCGTCCAGAAGCTGGAGACCATCAAGACGGAGCGCGTGCGCGCGCAccagtgggcggcggcggcggcagccgccgtggcagccaacggcggcggcgaggggtcctctcactctcactctcagccgccgcgccacgccaccgccgtcacagtcgccgtcgccgagcctgcgccggtggcggcggcggtgaacgcGCAGGCGCCgcagaagaaggcggcggcggcggcggcgccgacgctgCAGACGTGGTCGGCGCCGAACATCACGCTGACGATGGCCGGCGTGGACGCGTTCATCAACATGTGCCTCCCGCGGCAGAGGGCGTCCTTCACCACGGTGGCGTTCGTCCTGGAGAAGCACCAGATCGACGTCGTCACCTCCACCATCTCCGCCGACCATGACAAGAGCTTGTTCAGCGTCCATGTCCGCGTAAGTGCCATTAGCTCACCGACGATAATCTCTTCCAAAATATACTCcccccgtttcacaatgtaagtcattctagcatttcgcacattcatattgatgttaatgaatttagacatatatatttatctagattcattaacatcgagataaatgtggaaaatattagaatgacttacattgtgaaacggaggaagtagttaacTTCTGGCTACTTTTTAGACAAGCATTTGTCCAGATGCATAGTCAGAACAGAAGTTGTTATAGTTTAGGATGGATGCAGCATTTGTTCGGATACATAGATATAATAATATAAGTTATATGTAATGTGAGTAATTTGTTCATTTTGCTTGTGTGGTTAAGCAGCTCAACGAAGCATCCCTTCAGAGCACAGAGGGTCTGACGCCTGAAGCCAAATACAAGCTCGCAGTGTCAGAGTTGATGGTCAGGCTCGCCGAATGAGACGAATTTGATCGTCCTGAATTTGCTGTCCCCCTTGCTACTCTCATCGAGGATTCGTACTCTCAGCATTTGGAATAACTAAAACCAGTCTTTGCTTTCAGTTTAGTCGTTGAACTTGTTACTTTTTGGATAATTCGGTTAAAGTTTCCGAACATAAGTACACCACCAGGAGGTAAAAGTGTAAAATCCGTTGAtgttgtcgtcgtcgttgttggAGTTATAGACATGTTACTTGAATAATATAGTGTTGTTTCttgatacatttttttttgaacgactcgcacgagacggtacgaagttctattgatagagcaggaaaaaattacaagatcaCAACCCTAaagggtcgtaaccaggaaaaaggaaaaatataccaccacccacacaccgacagctCCAACACACAAGACCGGGAGAAGGCTaacaccggaccggccgccgctaagcttGACCGACtgccgctagaccaacaaagaaACATAGATGAGATCGCCCAAAAGAACACCCTCACAACCAATACAAAGCCAACTCCTAGAGTGTGCTTGCACCAATCGATCGAGAGGCTTCGGCTAGGGGATACCAAAACGACGtattcaagaagagaagcgatggtaaaccaccgccgccatccgtcggggctcaaaggagccaggactgggctttcgcccggcaaccacccttgagggatgagacagcacgacaacaCCCTCAAGAGGGGGAATTccatcgttgtcggtccggccATGGCcaggctgggttttcacccgctgCTCACCACCGGCGAATCCACGGCTGACGCACCAATGCTCCCACCACCCCTCAacctctgccgacatgtgggacccctgcaccggcgccccctACTGGCTAGCCTTCGAGCGCCGAAGACCGCGTCACATCCATCAGCAGCTCCTCGAACCGAGGTCGCCTCCActgccggccgcgcctctcgcgtcaagccggcctcctccaccggatgcgcctctcgcgccaatccggcctccctccatcggccgcgcctctcgcgccaagccggcctccatctcctccgcccgcgcctctcgcgccgagccggcctccgctgccatcggttgcgcctctctgcgccaagccggtctccaACCCCTCCTCCAAACGCTGCCGCGCCGGCTAGATGCAATCGTCTCCTACACCCTCGGCTAGCCGTCCAAGGCCGCCATACATCCTCCCACCTCAGCCACGGTGATCACCACCATGCCTCCTTCCACCGCAGCCACGTTCGCCACCGTGCCTCCACATTCACAGCCGCTGCAAGCCGGCCGCTGTCGCCGCTGCTGTCACCAACCGCCAacaccagccgccgccaccgccaacgcGGCTACTGCCTCGTCGCCCTCCGTCACCACCGCCTCTGCagtcctccgctgccgccatcgcggccgtggaccgccgtcgccatcgccgccaccggggCTGTGGACCTCCGCCGCCTGCCGTCGCCCCGGGAGGACCGGAACCGGCCTCACCCCTAGGCCTTCGCCTTCGCCACATCCGTCCACAGCAGCGCGCATCCATCGCCTCcttccggccgccgtcgccgcgaggCTCGCCGTCGCTTGGCCCCTGGatgcggggaggccggatccgccgccagGGGAGGCGGATCCACCTCCGGCGTGGCCGGATTCGCCGCGACGacccctcggcgccgcctcccgcgccgctgACCGCCGCTCGCTGTTGCTCGGCCCTGGACACGGAGGGGCCAGATCCGCTGCCGGGGGAGACGGATCCGCCTCCGGCGTGGCCGGATCCGCCACGCCAAccccccggcgccgcctcccgcgccgcggACCGCCGCTCCCGAGCAGCCCCGGTGTCCCCGCCGCTGGCTTCCtcgaggaggggagagggccccgccaccgccgtccttgTGGCCGGTCGGCTTTGCCGACGCGCCGCTCGGGCGGTGGCGAGgcaaaggggaggagaagggaggaggcggcggaggaggatgaggcGCCGTCCGTGCCGCCCCTGGGACGGGAGCGACGCGGATGGGAGCGATGGAAAATGATGAGGTGTTTCTTGATACATATGATACATGCTCCTATCATACCATTGAGCTGGGGGTAAAATTTACTTGTCTATGGTTAGATGTTGAAATTAGTTTCTTTTGCAGAAGGTAACAAACATAGCCACAAGTAAGCTAGCCTTCAGCTTGACACTCCAAGGGATCCCATAGCTTCCCTTGCCCCACACTATCCCTCTTACAAACGGGAAGAAGCACAGCACCAGCCACCCACAACACATGAATTCGCCGATACCCGGGGCACAGGGCACACCTTCCGCTGTCCCGAAAGCTACCCTACATGCTCCGACAGTGACCGCAACGATGTTTAACATCGCAAGTGCCGTCACGGGGATGAACACCGGCAATGAGTCGAAGGTGAACCTCCCAGGGTCAGCACCATCGGTGTTGTCATCGTCATCAGACATGCTTTTGTCCTTGCCGGTGACCTCAAAAACAGTTTCGGAGAGGCCTAAGGACTTGAGGAGCACGGTAAGAAATGCTAGTGTCCAGGCAGAGACCGAGATGATCCGTTGCATCCTATGATTGTTCCACCATGCACGGGCGGAGAGCCCGCACGCCATGTACTCCATGAAGTTGTATGTGTTATAGGATATGAATAGGGCTAACGGGACGCTGAAACCATCTTCTGATGCCTACAGGATACCAAGAGTATAATAGTTCATCCATATCACTCTCTAGCCAACCAATTGAAAAGTACTTGAAAAATATAAGGAATGTATTAATGAGTGGCATGCAAATGATTACCTTTGGCAAGAAGGATTGGTTTGTGAGTATGCAATAAGGTCCCAACAATCCATAGCATAGCTCAAAAGGCGCTCTCAGAGGCCACCCAAGGACGATCAGGTAGGCAAGACATTGCCGGAATTTGAGGCGCTTGAACATGGTTGCGAGAATTGGGTTGTTCCGGCTGATGATTATCTCAGATTGGCCAGTTGCCCATCTCTTGAACTGAGTTAGGCAGGCTGGTCCTCCAATCGGCGCGGAGCCCATGAATGCGGGTGGTTCGGTTACCATCAATACGGATCTCCAACCCATCGCGTGTATCCGCTGTCCGGTCAATATGTCTTCTGTTAGTGATCCATAGACCCAACCAACCTGATTAGAATATGAGGGATGAATTGTATGAGACTTGCAGAAAAGTGTACTGCACTGTAGCATAACCTACAAAAATATGGCAATGGAAGTTGTCTTTACCTCCTGTCCCCAACATGTGCCAATATCATAGTTGCAAGCTGAAACTGCTTTTGCCACTTCAATGCGACTTGATATATCAACCATTGGCTTAGAGGACAGATCCCAAATGATGTTTCTTGCTGATTCGTTCAATTCCTCTGAGTTTCCAAACCTGGTATGAAGCTCCTTATAAGACGATGAACCTGAAGAATTATGCCAGGTCTCTCAATTTAAGGGTGTGAGATGGCATGATTGATGTACTCCTAACAATCACATCAGTGTATGCCCAATTTCACCTATGGTATCTTCTCTCTCGGCTCCATTGAAGTTCGGTGGCACGCCATAAACTGCTTTCCTACGGTGAAAGCAGCCGGTTCCAGCATAAAAGGCACCCTGAACTCCTTGAACCCCACTGATAAATCTCTAAACATGACACAAGATCAGTTTAACTTATTTGGAATATTAGTGGGGTTAATAAGCAGCATAGAACGGGATACGGATTAATGAAGAAACATTTTGTGCATAGTAAATTCAGATTTGATCAGACAACTCATTTTCCATATATAAGCAAATGTACAGCCAAGCACGacagctactccctccggttctataatTCTTGACGTTTATTTTAAAAGGTTGATTTCAAACAATCAGAACATTAACCATCGATAGATTAATACTCCAACATACAGATGAAGGCAGAAATACTAGCTACTAGCATTGATCATCAGTACACTAGCTATGTACCTTGAAAAAACACTCCATCTGGTTCCCAAATGGATCGTCCTTGAGGGCGTCGTAGAATCTCTGCGGCGCCTGGACGAACCCGCTGCTGGCCTCGTCGTCGAACCCCAGCAGCAGGCACATCGCATGGAGGACGGCCTGGGGATTGTTCACAAACATGTCGCAGTCCATGTTCAGCATGATCGGTGCGTTGGTCATCACAGCTGACACCCTCGTctgcacagagagagagagaaaaaaatgcttTGTCACTGCAGATTCTACTTCGGTTTTCAttagcatattttttaaaacggctaaacggtgtgtttcatgcgaaaactttctatatcagaattgctctaaaatatcaggtaagtccattttttaagtttaaaataattaaaactcaattaataatGTAGTAATGAGTTTCTCGTTTTACATGCCCATATAGCATGTTTTTAAAACTGGAAAACTTTCTATATCgaaattgctttaaaatatcagataaatctattttttaagtttaaaatatttaaaactcaattaacAATGTAGTAATAACTTTCTCATTTCGCATGTTcatacttaatc
This window of the Oryza sativa Japonica Group chromosome 4, ASM3414082v1 genome carries:
- the LOC4335859 gene encoding transcription factor bHLH95 isoform X1; the encoded protein is MSQEGADLSQDVDESPYHTAVVTTNNLVRSIKAEKSNSSSSSGKPVETDIGLKVASPTMFGFNTKIEGTGKNMAVKREEGEGGGRPGVSSGVSTRDTNGKGKNAMDMEHALHIWTERERRKKMKNMFSTLHGLLPKIPGKTDKASIVGEAIGYIKTLEDVVQKLETIKTERVRAHQWAAAAAAAVAANGGGEGSSHSHSQPPRHATAVTVAVAEPAPVAAAVNAQAPQKKAAAAAAPTLQTWSAPNITLTMAGVDAFINMCLPRQRASFTTVAFVLEKHQIDVVTSTISADHDKSLFSVHVRQLNEASLQSTEGLTPEAKYKLAVSELMVRLAE
- the LOC4335859 gene encoding transcription factor bHLH95 isoform X2, whose product is MSQEGADLSQDVDESPYHTAVVTTNNLVRSIKAEKSNSSSSSGKPVETDIGLKVASPTMFGFNTKIEGTGKNMAVKREEGEGGGRPGVSSGVSTRDTNGKGKNAMDMEHALHIWTERERRKKMKNMFSTLHGLLPKIPGKTDKASIVGEAIGYIKTLEDVVQKLETIKTERVRAHQWAAAAAAAVAANGGGEGSSHSHSQPPRHATAVTVAVAEPAPVAAAVNAQAPQKKAAAAAAPTLQTWSAPNITLTMAGVDAFINMCLPRQRASFTTVAFVLEKHQIDVVTSTISADHDKSLFSVHVRLNEASLQSTEGLTPEAKYKLAVSELMVRLAE
- the LOC4335860 gene encoding cellulose synthase-like protein H2 isoform X2 encodes the protein MARSLRRSIDPSMAVVAAAAATGSTTRSGGGGGEGTRSGRKKPPPPPLQERVPLGRRAAWAWRLAGLAVLLLLLALLALRLLRHHGGAGGDGGVWRVALVCEAWFAALCALNVSAKWSPVRFVTRPENLVAEGRTPSTTAAEYGELPAVDMLVTTADPALEPPLVTVNTVLSLLALDYPRAGERLACYVSDDGCSPLTCHALREAAGFAAAWVPFCRRYGVAVRAPFRYFSSSSSPESGGPADRKFLDDWTFMKTRVSAVMTNAPIMLNMDCDMFVNNPQAVLHAMCLLLGFDDEASSGFVQAPQRFYDALKDDPFGNQMECFFKRFISGVQGVQGAFYAGTGCFHRRKAVYGVPPNFNGAEREDTIGSSSYKELHTRFGNSEELNESARNIIWDLSSKPMVDISSRIEVAKAVSACNYDIGTCWGQEVGWVYGSLTEDILTGQRIHAMGWRSVLMVTEPPAFMGSAPIGGPACLTQFKRWATGQSEIIISRNNPILATMFKRLKFRQCLAYLIVLGWPLRAPFELCYGLLGPYCILTNQSFLPKASEDGFSVPLALFISYNTYNFMEYMACGLSARAWWNNHRMQRIISVSAWTLAFLTVLLKSLGLSETVFEVTGKDKSMSDDDDNTDGADPGRFTFDSLPVFIPVTALAMLNIVAVTVGACRVAFGTAEGVPCAPGIGEFMCCGWLVLCFFPFVRGIVWGKGSYGIPWSVKLKASLLVAMFVTFCKRN
- the LOC4335860 gene encoding cellulose synthase-like protein H2 isoform X1 — protein: MARSLRRSIDPSMAVVAAAAATGSTTRSGGGGGEGTRSGRKKPPPPPLQERVPLGRRAAWAWRLAGLAVLLLLLALLALRLLRHHGGAGGDGGVWRVALVCEAWFAALCALNVSAKWSPVRFVTRPENLVAEGRTPSTTAAEYGELPAVDMLVTTADPALEPPLVTVNTVLSLLALDYPRAGERLACYVSDDGCSPLTCHALREAAGFAAAWVPFCRRYGVAVRAPFRYFSSSSSPESGGPADRKFLDDWTFMKDEYDKLVRRIKNTDERSLLRHGGGEFFAEFLNVERRNHPTIVKTRVSAVMTNAPIMLNMDCDMFVNNPQAVLHAMCLLLGFDDEASSGFVQAPQRFYDALKDDPFGNQMECFFKRFISGVQGVQGAFYAGTGCFHRRKAVYGVPPNFNGAEREDTIGSSSYKELHTRFGNSEELNESARNIIWDLSSKPMVDISSRIEVAKAVSACNYDIGTCWGQEVGWVYGSLTEDILTGQRIHAMGWRSVLMVTEPPAFMGSAPIGGPACLTQFKRWATGQSEIIISRNNPILATMFKRLKFRQCLAYLIVLGWPLRAPFELCYGLLGPYCILTNQSFLPKASEDGFSVPLALFISYNTYNFMEYMACGLSARAWWNNHRMQRIISVSAWTLAFLTVLLKSLGLSETVFEVTGKDKSMSDDDDNTDGADPGRFTFDSLPVFIPVTALAMLNIVAVTVGACRVAFGTAEGVPCAPGIGEFMCCGWLVLCFFPFVRGIVWGKGSYGIPWSVKLKASLLVAMFVTFCKRN